In Monomorium pharaonis isolate MP-MQ-018 chromosome 3, ASM1337386v2, whole genome shotgun sequence, a genomic segment contains:
- the LOC105829289 gene encoding exportin-5: MEFGVGDVAQISAELARMVEMMMSPGISQPQRLDMYNALERFKESSPLCAQCGLYLAQKSPDRSSVVRHFGLQLMEHCVKYRWTQISQSEKIFIKENAMKLLQEGTQPLLQEEAHIKDALSRVVVEMIKREWPQQWPTLLAELSQACTQGESQTELVLLVFLRLVEDVALLQTLESNQRRKDIYQALTTNMAEIFSFFLRLMEQHFAEFQKKSALGQTSEAAAHSKVVQVVLSTLTGFVEWVSINHIMAEKGRLLQILCLLLGDPIFQCSAAECLLQIVNRKGKAEDRKQLMILFSEEALRFIYTAATAPPPLTGPTNCHENHYLFLKKLTQVLTGMATQLCALWGKDDASSIRPAHFNLFLDTVLTFTMYQSLTLTHLANAIWVMLFKHEQIKTDSLLLTYVPKYVEHTAPKLIRVTYPHGRQSNGMTTYCLVDYDSEEEFNVFLHRFRMDLLEGFRHATMVAPLVTFTYVQQWLTAKITKGMANLQYKSDQNEREYLEWEALAQALDSVVSRILLINERPSVQTGLQLLELCLGYSPQDPWLLSALLSCISALFVFLSMSTGSMAMPGVAILPRVLEKIFAALVFEAPGENERNRSRAAKNVRRHAASLMVKISIKYPLLLLPVFDQIHTMVRSLTQEPSPLSRMESVTLYEALLLISNHFCDYERQTRFVTEVIGNTSRKFIALGTEWFKGPLELMRFVGLDRPPMENVLEDPARHNRSDLMMCICTVLSVVKRCSIPEDPDRAARGGFVAALSESGNPVYRNPATPHVIPILPTLFALLRTMNGLFSHAALATLSEGYKNAHGLLESEKANLLGINVTNDNNSETDQVSSTSLVRMQSFLSSIHDQCYHMLGSGCHMIGRDFYQLPGLAPALLNSVFSNMEVIPDYRLRPIIRVFMKPFIYSCPPAFYESVLVPVLAHVSTHMCQRLSAKWQYIAHLYESGGLDEENTDTQEVIDDMLNRNLTRDFVDVLKVALVGGAASDAAPPDTMEQDSGGMAVDPPLSRGNSIVAEVVSELGTFVLRHPSTCQSVVLCVLGALAWNDSNASLKATMLTGPVVRALAADGSLTPSMAAHIMVAVLQGLQLHGQHEANQGSLITLGAQVYECLRPKFPNIIEVMQQIPGINPADLQRFDEKMSVVSTKGNKVEKGKKDLFKKITNQLIGRSVGQLFRKEVKIDNLPRIEVSGKPQPVRVDEISKNATDTGITALFAGST; this comes from the exons ATGGAGTTCGGAGTAGGCGATGTCGCCCAGATATCGGCAGAATTGGCTCGAATGGTCGAGATGATGATGTCACCAGGCATATCTCAGCCACAACGGCTGGATATGTACAACGCTCTTGAAAGATTCAAAGAATCTTCGCCGTTGTGCGCACAATGTGGTTTGTATCTGGCACAGAAATCACCTGACAGAAGCTCAGTGGTACGCCACTTTGGTCTACAGTTAATGGAGCACTGCGTGAAATATCGGTGGACACAAATCTCGCaatcagaaaaaattttcattaaggAAAACGCAATGAAATTACTTCAAGAGGGTACTCAACCGCTGCTGCAGGAAGAGGCGCATATAAAAGACGCTCTGtcgcgcgtcgtagttgagaTGATAAAGCGAGAATGGCCCCAGCAATGGCCCACACTGCTGGCTGAGCTCAGCCAAGCCTGCACGCAAGGCGAGAGTCAAACCGAATTGGTCCTACTGGTATTTCTCAGATTGGTGGAGGATGTGGCACTCCTGCAGACGCTTGAATCTAATCAGAGAAGGAAAGACATATATCAGGCCTTGACTACGAACATGGCCGaaatttttagcttttttcTAAGACTAATGGAGCAACACTTTGCCGAGTTTCAGAAGAAAAGTGCCTTAGGACAGACGTCCGAAGCCGCGGCACATAGTAAAGTCGTTCaa GTAGTACTGTCCACGTTGACTGGATTCGTTGAGTGGGTTTCGATAAATCACATAATGGCCGAGAAGGGAAGATTATTACAGATACTGTGCCTCCTATTAGGAGATCCTATATTTCAGTGTTCCGCCGCCGAATGCTTGCTTCAGATTGTAAATCGTAAAGGCAAGGCTGAAGATCGAAAGCAACTGATGATTCTGTTCTCGGAAGAGGCTTTGAGGTTTATTTATACCGCGGCCACTGCTCCACCACCTCTCACTGGACCTACGAATTGCCACGAAAATCACTACTTATTTCTGAAGAAGCTCACACAA GTACTGACTGGCATGGCGACGCAACTTTGTGCCCTGTGGGGAAAAGATGATGCTTCTAGCATACGGCCGGCGCATTTCAATCTCTTTCTGGACACCGTTCTCACGTTTACCATGTATCAAAGCCTGACGCTCACACATTTAGCGAACGCGATTTGGGTGATGCTGTTTAAGCATGAACAAATTAAGACAGATTCGCTGCTGCTTACGTACGTGCCCAAGTACGTCGAACACACTGCACCCAAATTAATCCGCGTTACGTATCCACACGGTAGACAGAGCAACGGTATGACCACGTATTGTCTTGTCGATTACGACTCGGAGGAGGAGTTCAACGTCTTTCTCCATCGCTTCAGAATGGACTTATTAGAAGGATTTAGACACGCGACTATGGTCGCACCTTTGGTGACATTTACGTACGTGCAACAATGGTTGACTGCAAAAATCACAAAGGGTATGGCAAACCTGCAATACAAGAGCGATCAGAACGAGCGAGAATATCTTGAATGGGAGGCTCTTGCGCAAGCATTAGATTCCGTTGTGTCCAGAATCTTGCTAATCAATGAGCGTCCAAGCGTGCAAACTGGTCTACAACTGTTGGAATTGTGTTTGGGTTATTCACCGCAAGATCCTTGGCTTCTGTCTGCTCTGTTGTCCTGTATAAGCGCCCTCTTCGTGTTTCTGTCGATGTCGACTGGTTCGATGGCCATGCCAGGTGTTGCTATTCTACCACGCGTCCTCGAGAAAATTTTTGCTGCGTTGGTATTCGAGGCGCCCGGCGAGAACGAGCGCAATCGTTCACGAGCGGCCAAAAACGTGCGACGACATGCGGCTAGCCTTATGGTGAAGATTAGTATTAAGTATCCGTTATTACTGCTACCAGTATTTGACCAGATACACACGATGGTACGCAGTCTGACCCAAGAGCCAAGCCCGTTGTCTCGAATGGAGAGTGTCACGCTATACGAGGCACTGCTGCTCATCTCCAATCACTTCTGCGATTACGAAAGACAAACTCGATTTGTCACGGAGGTGATCGGCAATACGTCCAGAAAGTTTATCGCGCTGGGCACAGAATGGTTCAAGGGACCGTTAGAGCTTATGCGATTCGTGGGACTAGACAGACCACCGATGGAGAACGTGCTGGAAGATCCAGCCCGGCATAATCGTAGCGATCTCATGATGTGTATCTGCACTGTTCTGAGTGTGGTTAAACGATGCTCAATTCCAGAAGATCCTGATCGTGCAGCCCGAGGTGGTTTCGTGGCCGCACTCAGCGAAAGCGGTAATCCAGTATATCGAAATCCAGCAACACCTCATGTGATCCCCATTTTGCCAACGCTTTTCGCACTACTTCGAACAATGAATGGTCTTTTTAGTCATGCTGCCCTTGCCACTCTATCTgag gGCTACAAAAATGCTCATGGACTTTTGGAATCAGAGAAGGCGAATCTTCTTGGTATAAATGTAACCAATGACAATAATAGTGAAACGGACCAGGTCTCAAGCACATCTCTGGTTCGAATGCAATCATTCCTGAGTTCAATTCATGATCAGTGTTACCATATGTTGGGTAGTGGTTGTCACATGATTGGTCgagatttttatcaattaccTGGACTTGCACCGGCTTTATTGAATTCGGTTTTCTCGAATATGGag GTGATTCCAGATTATAGACTACGGCCAATTATACGCGTATTCATGAAGCCGTTTATATACTCGTGTCCACCGGCTTTTTATGAGAGCGTACTAGTACCTGTACTGGCTCATGTATCCACACATA TGTGCCAAAGATTAAGCGCAAAGTGGCAGTATATAGCACATCTTTACGAGTCCGGCGGTCTAGATGAAGAAAATACCGACACGCAAGAAGTTATTGACGACATGCTCAATAGGAATTTGACCAGAGATTTCGTGGATGTATTAAAAGTGGCTCTGGTCGGCGGAGCCGCTAGTGACGCTGCTCCTCCAGACACCATGGAACAAGACAGCGGGGGAATGGCAGTGGATCCACCTCTCTCGCGTGGAAACAGCATTGTCGCCGAAGTCGTCAGCGAGCTCGGGACTTTCGTTTTGCGTCATCCGTCCACTTGTCAGAGCGTCGTCCTATGCGTACTAGG AGCGCTCGCATGGAACGACTCAAATGCAAGTCTCAAGGCTACAATGTTGACTGGACCCGTAGTGCGAGCGCTGGCGGCTGATGGCAGTCTTACTCCTTCAATGGCAGCACACATCATGGTAGCTGTTCTGCAAGGTTTACAATTGCATGGTCAACACGAAGCCAATCAGGGTTCCCTTATCACTCTGGGCGCGCAGGTTTACGAGTGTCTCAGACCCAAGTTTCCAAATATCATTGAAGTGATGCAACAAATCCCAGGGATCAATCCTGCCGACTTGCAACGCTTTGATGAGAAAATGTCGGTGGTTAGCACGAAAGGCAATAAGGTGGAGAAGGGAAAGAAAGATctcttcaaaaaaattactaatcaG CTTATTGGCAGAAGCGTAGGTCAATTGTTCCGTAAAGAAGTCAAAATAGACAATTTACCCCGGATAGAGGTGTCCGGTAAGCCTCAACCAGTGCGCGTGGATGAGATTTCGAAGAATGCCACTGATACGGGAATAACAGCACTATTTGCTGGATCTACGTAG
- the LOC105829290 gene encoding nucleoporin Nup37 isoform X2 translates to MAYNPIRTFHHDARPHAIAWSPETSLSIVPKILTFCVAGSDFKIRLYNSNLNDINVYEILEGHKDYTNAISYEPEGELLASVSDDHMCKLWAVKENQKCVSTFYLTSPGISVCWHGEESGKLLVAEKNGLIRMYNVRSQQAIMSLDSGAVPLTAADWGPNPLKVVSMAAGELLLWDVSRPSRPLDERILHVEGGITVRVSHANENLVSSIGWPDNLLKVFNLRSKVVALCGKVKLIGGMTWHYKLPYVCAGSDRDLCFWRVNIN, encoded by the exons ATGGCATATAATCCTATCAGAACGTTTCACCACGATGCCAGGCCCCACGCGATCGCCTGGAGTCCGGAAACCTCCTTGAGCATTGTCCCTAAGATCCTCACGTTCTGTGTTGCTGGATCGGATTTCAAAATAAGATTGTACAATAGCAATTTAAACGACATCAATGTATATGAG ATTTTAGAAGGTCACAAAGATTATACGAACGCAATCTCCTATGAGCCAGAGGGTGAGCTGTTAGCGTCAGTCTCAGATGATCATATGTGTAAGCTATGGGCGGTTAAAGAGAACCAAAAGTGTGTatctacattttatttgacatcACCCGGTATCAGCGTATGTTGGCACGGCGAAGAGTCTGGAAAGCTTTTGGTAGCAGAAAAGAATGGTTTGATACGCATGTACAACGTCAGAAGCCAACAAGCAATTATGTCTCTCGATTCTGGAGCTGTTCCCTTGACTGCAGCTGATTGGGGACCCAATCCTTTGAAAGTCGTATCGATGGCAGCTGGAGAATTGCTGCTTTGGGATGTATCAAGGCCAAG tCGTCCGCTTGATGAGCGGATACTTCACGTGGAAGGTGGTATAACAGTAAGAGTCTCACACGCGAATGAAAATCTTGTATCAAGTATCGGATGGCCAGATAACTTGTTGAAAGTTTTCAATTTAAGATCGAAAGTAGTGGCATTGTGTGGAAAGGTGAAGTTAATCGGCGGTATGACATGGCACTATAAATTACCCTATGTTTGTGCTGGAAGTGACAGAGATTTATGTTTTTGGagagtaaatataaattag
- the LOC105838352 gene encoding adenylate cyclase type 9: protein MTPQLEQKRGSSVSFTRAKDSKDAEDEIHISLAPYIQTYLAHSSQGLGCCGISLPVPFERAAPRSWWNPRFDSEILEEQFKRSAFPQIRLRFRYALTYILLVTLSWLMYFVIIGIENDTSTLVTIGGVLGFLGVMVSGVLYLTHTDYYKSYVLPISLGVASMLCFLSLLFLALVPPHVDGLTLVGHFALCSEILLVIYTVLPMPLYACVGIATLYSFMFEFLTAYLYGSKDARQGFYTSERILQNNTSGVNSMTAEEGKTLLLTHSLLKDPLIAGIQNVIRNISDFTAPISTEAISKLRESRDTINVGPRYSETVAQRLHSALNDTDVLTRLNSSVSSMLNTAINSTVNLSPVDYTNNNLFANDIDFSTNLVIRILMQICIHLIGVHILIMTFVRMRGTFMKVGQSLLVRRQLEMEKQLKEKMIHSVMPPKVADWLMEESEREREREDSLKKGSIPSNNTDIRSLFRPFNMHSMEDVSILFADIVGFTRMSSNKTAEELVGILNDLFERFDDLCEHHGCEKISTLGDCYYCVSGCPEPRSDHAKCCIEMGLAMIEAIKQFDIERREGVNMRVGVHTGTVLCGIVGTKRFKFDVWSNDVTLANKLESTGKPGRVHLSENTLRFLGNQYVTENGEIVNGVKTYFIRARKSDFMNQFFANVTSPKSISPLMQSRNRLASCNNQAKPRHHYLHMITNAKLKANSLPSILDSENDGDIVDEKEDSNKSPTSTASYGKKKVRNKPWRYLQRQRTTEEMIPLEIEEGRNIAMERVKPDIQTYEECNGFRRVPLNNGVEMDPNPVPSSPLLSGQEPISNASSICSRKDSGIKSNSRRSSIQQQLFLMNGIAQGDLLGHRVSGYYTSSSTLNSTHEPSSVPPYPFPPIVTDTFGACFHKLRKQSDLQLIRCVQDNVTSQRSYFVKPPLSSVTLFFKNKEMEKEYRENAHKVSEGISDNPPTLATSRFNTYFDILISALVYTAITISLFLLCKPTIYYTVFSVLATTIQVIAVSLCIRQLLYPNTAHATFTQQIFRFFSRWYPWHVCGAVLVGLPIISILMNFTCNSFRSLNNFEYYYSYLIFVGLVHFCNFTQLNCWMKNLLVTLTGILFICLVVSHMSLYQENLSNKNSSNNGNGRINDSQLAQFVSLHSNFLKSLASEMNDENFSNGTRNLADASAIVTTSSLVAKYTDEQKTLSTTREMFYTKYNERLYNSEIYLDMVLLLLLVWFLNREFEISYRLCFHGNAVAARDKARVQSMKNQADWLLHNIIPKHVADQLKTTAKYSQNHKSVGIIFASIVNFNELYDESYLGGKEYLRVLNELIGDFDELLESPEYANVEKIKTIGSTFMAASGLNPQVREQSEHEYTHLFQLMDFAVAMHKVIYDFNRDLLGFKLILRIGFNYGDVTAGVIGATKLYYDIWGDAVNIASRMDSTGVAGRIQIASNCFDVLSERYEFEPRGQVYVKGKDNMDVFLLIGKKKDADTTGT, encoded by the exons ATGACTCCTCAATTGGAGCAGAAGCGTGGCTCGTCTGTCAGCTTTACCCGAGCAAAGGATAGCAAAGATGCTGAAGATGAGATACACATATCTCTGGCACCATACATACAAACATATCTGGCACATAGTAGCCAGGGATTGGGATGCTGTGGTATCAGTTTACCTGTGCCTTTTGAGCGCGCAGCACCACGATCCTGGTGGAATCCCAGATTTGATTCGGAAATTCTCGAAGAACAGTTTAAAAGAAGTGCCTTTCCTCAAATTAGATTAAGATTTCG gtACGCTCTCACGTATATCTTGCTAGTGACCTTATCGTGGCTAATGTACTTTGTTATAATCGGGATAGAGAACGATACATCGACGTTGGTGACAATAGGAGGTGTTTTAGGTTTCCTCGGAGTTATGGTCTCGGGTGTCCTTTATTTAACGCATACAGACTACTACAAATCTTACGTATTACCAATTTCCCTGGGAGTCGCGTCAATGCTCTGTTTCCTATCCTTACTCTTCCTTGCCTTAGTACCGCCTCACGTGGATGGACTGACTCTGGTCGGACACTTTGCCTTGTGCTCCGAAATCTTATTAGTCATTTATACAGTGCTGCCGATGCCACTCTACGCTTGCGTGGGGATAGCCACGCTGTACTCATTCATGTTTGAATTCCTGACTGCCTATTTATACGGCTCGAAGGACGCGCGACAGGGATTTTACACGAGCGAacgaattttacaaaataatacttcAGGAGTTAACAGTATGACGGCGGAAGAAGGGAAAACATTGTTACTTACGCATTCACTTCTAAAGGATCCTTTAATTGCTGGTATACAGAATGTGATACGTAATATTAGTGATTTTACTGCACCAATTAGTACAGAGGCGATATCGAAATTGCGTGAAAGCAGAGATACGATAAATGTGGGACCGAGATACTCAGAAACGGTGGCTCAACGATTGCACAGTGCCCTGAACGACACGGATGTCTTAACGAGATTAAATTCAAGCGTATCATCCATGCTAAATACTGCTATTAATTCCACCGTAAATTTATCGCCTGTAGATTACACTAATAATAACTTATTCGCCAATGATATTGACTTCTCCACGAATCTCGTAATAAGGATCTTGATGCAGATTTGTATTCACTTGATAGGAGTGCATATTTTGATAATGACCTTTGTAAGAATGCGTGGTACGTTTATGAAGGTCGGTCAATCCCTGTTGGTCCGCCGGCAGCTGGAAATGGAAAAGCAATTAAAGGAGAAAATGATACACTCCGTTATGCCGCCGAAGGTTGCGGATTGGCTTATGGAGGAGAGCGAacgcgagagagagcgagaggacTCTCTGAAAAAGGGCTCGATACCGTCCAATAATACGGACATTCGTTCATTGTTTCGTCCGTTCAACATGCACTCGATGGAGGACGTTAGTATCTTGTTCGCCGATATTGTCGGATTTACTAGAATGAGCTCAAACAAGACTGCAGAAGAATTAGTAGGCATCCTAAATGATCTGTTCGAACGTTTTGATGATCTATGCGAACATCATGGTTGCGAGAAGATCTCTACATTAGGAGATTGTTACTATTGCGTAAGTGGATGTCCAGAACCAAGGTCCGATCACGCGAAATGTTGTATAGAAATGGGACTAG CCATGATCGAAGCTATTAAACAATTTGACATCGAGAGACGCGAGGGCGTGAATATGAGAGTTGGTGTGCACACAGGCACTGTACTTTGCGGGATTGTGGGCACTAAGAGATTCAAATTCGATGTTTGGTCAAATGACGTGACTTTGGCAAATAAGCTGGAGAGCACGGGAAAACCCGGCCGTGTACATTTGAGTGAAAATACTTTAAGATTTCTAGGAAATCAATACGTTACGGAGAATGGAGAAATAGTCAATG GTGTTAAAACTTATTTCATTAGAGCCCGCAAGTCGGATTTCATGAACCAGTTTTTCGCGAATGTCACGTCACCCAAGAGTATCTCACCACTGATGCAATCGCGAAATCGTCTGGCGTCGTGCAACAATCAAGCCAAACCACGACATCACTATCTTCATATGATCACGAACGCGAAACTGAAGGCTAATTCCTTGCCTAGTATCTTGGATTCTGAGAACGATGGTGATATTGTGGATGAGAAAGAAGACTCGAACAAGAGTCCGACGTCTACCGCTAGTtacggtaaaaaaaaagtgcgaAATAAACCATGGAGATACTTACAGAGACAACGCACGACCGAAGAAATGATACCTCTGGAGATAGAAGAGGGAAGGAATATCGCTATGGAACGAGTGAAACCCGATATTCAGACATACGAAGAATGCAATGGATTTAGACGG GTTCCCCTTAACAACGGCGTTGAAATGGATCCGAATCCTGTACCTTCTAGTCCTTTATTATCTGGTCAAGAGCCAATTAGTAACGCTTCTTCCATTTGCAGTAGAAAAGACTCTGGTATTAAAAGTAATAGCAGGCGAAGTAGTATACAACAGCAg TTGTTCCTGATGAATGGCATAGCTCAAGGTGATTTATTGGGACACAGGGTCAGTGGCTATTATACTTCTAGTTCAACGTTGAATTCCACTCATGAACCTTCTTCGGTGCCTCCTTATCCGTTTCCTCCGATAGTAACTGATACATTTGGTGCATGCTTTCATAAATTAAGGAAGCAATCCGATCTCCAATTAATTAG gTGCGTCCAAGATAATGTGACTTCTCAGCGCTCATATTTTGTTAAACCACCATTGTCGAGTGTCACTCTTTTCTTCAAGAACAAGGAAATGGAGAAAGAATACCGAGAGAACGCGCATAAGGTCAGCGAGGGTATAAGCGACAATCCGCCTACCCTAGCCACTTCAAGATTCAACACGTACTTCGACATTTTAATATCTGCCTTGGTTTACACAGCCATCACGATCTCTCTGTTCCTTCTGTGTAAACCGACGATTTACTATACAGTGTTTTCCGTACTTGCCACCACCATTCAAGTGATCGCGGTGTCGCTCTGCATCCGGCAACTCCTTTATCCGAATACAGCTCACGCGACGTTTACGCAGCAAATTTTCAGGTTCTTCTCTCGATGGTATCCGTGGCATGTGTGCGGTGCGGTCTTGGTCGGTCTACCGATCATTTCTATCCTGATGAATTTCACGTGCAACAGTTTTCGGAGTCTCAACAACTTCGAGTACTACTATAGTTACTTGATCTTCGTCGGATTAGTACATTTCTGTAACTTTACGCAGCTCAACTGTTGGATGAAAAACCTATTGGTTACCCTCACtggtatattatttatatgtctTGTGGTGAGTCACATGTCACTATATCAAGAGAATCtcagtaataaaaatagtagtAACAATGGCAACGGTCGTATTAACGACTCACAGTTGGCGCAATTTGTTTCGCTACATTCGAATTTTCTCAAATCGCTCGCTAGCGAAATGAACGATGAGAACTTTTCAAACGGTACAAGAAACTTGGCTGACGCTTCCGCTATCGTGACAACATCATCATTAGTTGCGAAATATACGGATGaacaaaaaacattatctACGACTCGTGAGATGTTTTATACCAAGTATAACGAGAGATTGTACAATTCGGAGATATATCTGGATATGGTGCTGCTACTGCTGTTAGTCTGGTTTCTGAATCGCGAGTTTGAGATCAGTTATCGATTGTGCTTCCACGGTAACGCAGTAGCAGCACGTGACAAGGCGCGCGTACAATCAATGAAAAATCAAGCTGATTGGCTATTACATAATATCATACCCAAGCATGTAGCCGATCAATTGAAGACCACCGCGAAATACTCACAAAATCATAAGTCCGTGGGCATCATCTTTGCCAGTATCGTCAATTTTAATGAGCTGTACGACGAGTCATATCTCGGTGGTAAGGAGTATCTTCGCGTGCTCAACGAGCTTATAGGTGACTTTGATGAGTTACTTGAGAGTCCGGAGTACGCGAACGTCGAAAAGATCAAAACAATCGGAAGCACCTTCATGGCTGCAAGCGGCCTGAATCCGCAGGTGAGAGAGCAGAGCGAGCACGAATACACGCACCTGTTCCAACTGATGGACTTTGCCGTAGCGATGCACAAAGTGATATACGATTTCAATCGGGACCTGTTGGGTTTCAAACTGATTCTGCGAATCGGCTTCAACTACGGTGATGTCACGGCCGGTGTGATTGGTGCTACGAAGTTGTACTACGACATCTGGGGCGACGCGGTCAACATAGCATCGCGAATGGATTCCACTGGAGTTGCCGGTAGGATACAAATAGCAAGTAATTGCTTCGACGTTCTGTCGGAACGATACGAGTTTGAACCGCGTGGTCAGGTATACGTTAAAGGCAAGGACAATATGGATGTATTCCTGTTGATAGGAAAAAAGAAGGATGCTGATACGACCGGTACTTGA
- the LOC105829290 gene encoding nucleoporin Nup37 isoform X1 codes for MDEAVTTPPTFKRSFFERIYCVEFSPYEWSQHLMCIALAKEIVVATVRFQDEDDAVEDMAYNPIRTFHHDARPHAIAWSPETSLSIVPKILTFCVAGSDFKIRLYNSNLNDINVYEILEGHKDYTNAISYEPEGELLASVSDDHMCKLWAVKENQKCVSTFYLTSPGISVCWHGEESGKLLVAEKNGLIRMYNVRSQQAIMSLDSGAVPLTAADWGPNPLKVVSMAAGELLLWDVSRPSRPLDERILHVEGGITVRVSHANENLVSSIGWPDNLLKVFNLRSKVVALCGKVKLIGGMTWHYKLPYVCAGSDRDLCFWRVNIN; via the exons ATGGACGAGGCAGTCACCACGCCGCCTACATTTAAGCGGAGTTTCTTCGAGCGGATCTACTGCGTGGAGTTCTCGCCATACGAGTGGTCGCAGCATCTGATGTGCATCGCCCTCGCCAAGGAGATTGTTGTCGCTACTGTCAGATTTCAG GATGAAGATGATGCTGTGGAGGACATGGCATATAATCCTATCAGAACGTTTCACCACGATGCCAGGCCCCACGCGATCGCCTGGAGTCCGGAAACCTCCTTGAGCATTGTCCCTAAGATCCTCACGTTCTGTGTTGCTGGATCGGATTTCAAAATAAGATTGTACAATAGCAATTTAAACGACATCAATGTATATGAG ATTTTAGAAGGTCACAAAGATTATACGAACGCAATCTCCTATGAGCCAGAGGGTGAGCTGTTAGCGTCAGTCTCAGATGATCATATGTGTAAGCTATGGGCGGTTAAAGAGAACCAAAAGTGTGTatctacattttatttgacatcACCCGGTATCAGCGTATGTTGGCACGGCGAAGAGTCTGGAAAGCTTTTGGTAGCAGAAAAGAATGGTTTGATACGCATGTACAACGTCAGAAGCCAACAAGCAATTATGTCTCTCGATTCTGGAGCTGTTCCCTTGACTGCAGCTGATTGGGGACCCAATCCTTTGAAAGTCGTATCGATGGCAGCTGGAGAATTGCTGCTTTGGGATGTATCAAGGCCAAG tCGTCCGCTTGATGAGCGGATACTTCACGTGGAAGGTGGTATAACAGTAAGAGTCTCACACGCGAATGAAAATCTTGTATCAAGTATCGGATGGCCAGATAACTTGTTGAAAGTTTTCAATTTAAGATCGAAAGTAGTGGCATTGTGTGGAAAGGTGAAGTTAATCGGCGGTATGACATGGCACTATAAATTACCCTATGTTTGTGCTGGAAGTGACAGAGATTTATGTTTTTGGagagtaaatataaattag